In Phaseolus vulgaris cultivar G19833 unplaced genomic scaffold, P. vulgaris v2.0 scaffold_202, whole genome shotgun sequence, the DNA window cgatcttatacaacttggacatggcatggtgaattattaaatttaccacgtgtttccgtaactgaagaatatgtgggttctaccatggatgaagcagtacacgatgatggagatgatgatcgattggaggacatgattcgtgatgtgggagctgagtgttttgcaaaagcgcatggatatgaaagtatgtcaaaagatgcagagactcctttgtatcctggatcaactaacttcacacggttgtcggcggtgttaagattgatgaatttgaaggcaataaacggatggactgataaaagcttcacggaattgctccagctgttgaaggatatgcttccagagggaaatagtctacctaatcgtaattacgaggcaaaaaagattctttgtccaatgggtatggagtacaaaaagatacatgcatgtcctaatgattgtatattataccggaaagattttgaattgttgaaaagttgtccgaggtgtgggttatcacgttataagttgaaacaaaaagatgatgattctattgatgacatgaaaaagcatggacccccaatgaaggttatgtggtatcttcccatcattccaaggatgaagcgtttgtttgcaaacccagacgatgctaagaatcttagatggcatgcagatgagaggaaatgcgatggcatgtaccgacatccagctgattctattcaatggaagaaatttgatgatgactttccagaatttggtaaagaatcaagaaatatccgacttggtttagctacagacggaatgaatcggtttggtaatatgagtacaaatcacagttcatggcctgtattactagttatttacaacttacctcctggattgtgcatgaagcgaaaatacatgatgttgtctatgatgatatccggtccgaaacaaccagggaatgatattgatgtttatctaagtcccctaattgaagatttgaagttaatgtgggaccagggtgtcgaagtatttgacggatttgctaatgaaactttcaagcttcatgccatgttattttgcaccatcaatgactttccggcatatggtaacttatcaggttatagtgttaagggtcacaaagcgtgtccaatatgcgaagaagacactgcttctcaacaattgaaacatggaaggaaaacagtatatcttcggcatcggaggtttcttagaagtcatcatccttaccggaggttgaaaaaagcctttaatggacaccaagagggtagtggtccaccaactccattaaccggtgttgaggtttacgaaaaggtaaataacatagaccacaccttcggcaagtccaaaaaaaagtcatctgtgacaaatatttggaagaagaaatcaatcttctttgatcttccgtactggtcgaggttagaagtcagacattgtatagatgtaatgcatgttgagaagaatgtgtgtgatagcttaattggtacacttcttaacattaacgggaagacgaaggatggtctaaatgctcgtttagatttgattgagatgaacatacgcggcgagttggcacccatacaaatgggtaagcgtacatatttgcccccagcctgttacacaatgtcaaaagatgaaaaaattagtttttgtcaatgtctaaagggtgtgaaagtgccacaaggacattcctcaaatgtgaagagtctagtgtcaatgcaagatttgaagttaattgggttgaagtctcatgattgtcacatcttgatacaacaattgttgccggtagctatccgtgggatcttaccaaaaaatgttagacacaccataacccgtttgtgctcattcttctcttccatctgttgtaaagtcattgatccctcaaaactagatgaacttcaaaatgaaattgttgttatcttgtgtgaattggaaatgttttttcctccgtctttttttgacatcatggttcatctagtggtgcatctggtaagagaggttagattgtgtggaccagtgtacttaagatggatgtatcctgttgagcggtatatgaaaattttgaaaggttatgtgaaaaatcattatcgtccagaggcttcaatgattgaaaggtacatagctgaagaaagtattgaattttgttcagagtacatgacaaaagcaaatccaataggtgttccagctaattcatggcaccacaggcgttctacaagtaaatgtttacgtggtgtgaatattgtaagcaaatctcgatcagaagtcttgcaagcacatttgtacatattgaataacacagatgaagttgtaccttacatagaagctcataaagccattgtgaaggcaaataacccaagacaagcagagaaatgggtcttgatggaacataatagaactttcatgccttggtttaaagatgaggtgttcaaggattcaacggcatcagagaccttgacttggttggctgctggattgaagtttgatgtcatttcatgtacagcgtacgaagtgaataattgtatattttacacgaagtccctggatgaaaagagtacagttcaaaattttGGTGTTACTCtagaagccgagtcaatgcagttttcgacttcgaaagatacaaatccagtacttggatcaatggcatactatgggtttatagaagagatatgggagattgactacactaagttttccgttccagttttcaagtgtaaatgggttgataataaaagtggggttaaaattgatgaatcaggattcacactagtggactttcgaaagatagggtatcgagatgagccatttataatggttcaacaagcatctcaggttttctatgtgaaagatcctacgtcagaacattggtatgtcgttttacacgggaaaaaacaaggggaagccatagatgatattgaatatggcgaaacttgttcattcacaccaatgataactaataaagatgacgatgtacttgatgatgtacatgcaacccgtaaagaccacagtgaaggaatttacatataaacattcaacccacatgcaacatgtaaataaacatttataattttatgtattatttttatatgattttaattcgatgcacattaactaatgtttgttacctaatttttttaacagagacatggatgacgaccaGACTCCAGTCAGACCTCGATCTGGGCGAGGtagtagaggacctactagattgaagcgtcttgcattgagacgtgctgctggtgagaagacacatgttgacattgacgtcaacactggagtggcttttggtcctaaggcagatgagtttatgagctatcttggagttgtttctcgtgagaggctctccattttgattaattcatgggatgaggtttcagaggttgatcggaacatgctatgggaggatgttctggtaagctttacattattattgttatcatataatgctttttaatattgattaattaattttaatttcatgatgttattttgcaggcaaactttgacattcctgatgtggaaccgcttcgatcaaagatattatccaatatcgcacttaaatttcgtacctttaagtcaagactgacatcgagatacatttttggcgaccttaaagacgaaaatccatgtttaaagtaccaacatattgatgaagagacatggtgtctttttagagaaagccgtgaaaatgaggcttggatggtaagtgaagtaacttttttgtttatataacattaataagtttatcttatttacttcagtttgtttatttcaattatgacaggatcgtcggaagaaagctcaagagatagctttgaagaatcttaccccgcacgttatgtctcgttcggggtatagaaaacttgagcaaacactgatggtggaaaaggagaaatctcaacaggggacgtattctgagaatgtggaaacaggggtcacttctcctccaccaccttttcgccatgaaaaatggaagagggcccgaattaaaaagtccggtgcaccaagttccgagcaatccggggttataatcgaaaaaattgtaagttatttttgttattttcaatttttttaaagcattaattatattaatgattgaaaatatgatttttgtgtactcttgcaggattccttggaatccgacggtacatttgttgctgaaggtcgtcacgatatcctggttgaagcaattggacgacctgaacactctggtcgtgttcgtgccgctggacaaggggtcggaattaaactttattttggagtttcagaacgacagccatcctcctcctccaagaaggaaactcaaatgaagactaagttacgtgaagaaataatggaggagatgagaaaggagactgatttgatgtggctggagatgaaaaaggagaatgatcgaatgcgacaagagtttctatcgcaacaagtttgtgctgagccgattgaaccccttgttagtcccactcccaagagcacaaaggggagttgtgcggctcctccaacatcaggggatgatatcaatgggcagacagaggattgtgagctactggtagtgggcggcaaacttcctcgggtggtggcacttggaaaagtctataaaaacgccaccaccttacataacgttcctctctcccctgatgtggcgaaggtaactgttgaaaaagtacgatttcctgatgctcgtgttccactaccttcagatgaggtaaccactgtggccgatgcatttcagacattcgttgcctggcccagagagctcattcgatctatgcccgaacctcatgtaataatttcgtttcattatattattttttatttatatttatatattacatataatttaatacaaatgttgtttatcttgtaggaaccttttcagccaccaactccgaaaaagaagcgtgaggttccagttgacgatcctatggcttccctacgtctcattgctagtcagattggcaatgatccttttccagttccgtgggataatacattttttcaaatcaacactgaactgccactgatgatttacaacacagatttatcagaatttatatctgggaaccaggagctcaatataagtataattcaattttttatgatgtaagtatctttacctattattcaatttactttatgttaaattattattgattatgctttaactaaaaacttgtaggtttttgcatagagtctgtatcactgaggggaaggaaaatatgtatggattcgtagatcctgcatatactaatcccgttggaccaaactcaactgagactcaagcatacatcactaacatcctggaaaaagagggaaaacaaatttatttatgcccttacattaatgagtaagtttaattatatgtcatcaattattattatttcatgttttaaatatttactaactcttttcaatgatcatataggcatcattggcaattacttgtcttatcaatggttgataagactgctgtgtggttctgttccctacacaagaagatgcccacaaaatttaaggatatcattgatacgtaagtatagtataaacataactttgtatatgttactaattaaccatctactaacgaggttttttgtattaaccagttcatggcgtggatataacatcctaaaaggtcgatccagttcaaataatttgaactacataagagtaaaggtttgtaatttttttctttctctattatcattgtttatcaatatactaacatattactttttattgaattatatagtgtaataaacaaccaggaagctatgagtgtggctattacattatgcaatggatgattaccattataagactaggtgttaaaactggttggaaggaggtatatgttaaatcatttttataattcttgaacatatatatatctagaaactaatttatgtcaactttgcaatgcagttattcacagaagaaacaccaatgagtgagga includes these proteins:
- the LOC137817583 gene encoding uncharacterized protein → MSRSGYRKLEQTLMVEKEKSQQGTYSENVETGVTSPPPPFRHEKWKRARIKKSGAPSSEQSGVIIEKIDSLESDGTFVAEGRHDILVEAIGRPEHSGRVRAAGQGVGIKLYFGVSERQPSSSSKKETQMKTKLREEIMEEMRKETDLMWLEMKKENDRMRQEFLSQQVCAEPIEPLVSPTPKSTKGSCAAPPTSGDDINGQTEDCELLVVGGKLPRVVALGKVYKNATTLHNVPLSPDVAKVTVEKVRFPDARVPLPSDEVTTVADAFQTFVAWPRELIRSMPEPHEPFQPPTPKKKREVPVDDPMASLRLIASQIGNDPFPVPWDNTFFQINTELPLMIYNTDLSEFISGNQELNISIIQFFMMFLHRVCITEGKENMYGFVDPAYTNPVGPNSTETQAYITNILEKEGKQIYLCPYINE